The following coding sequences lie in one Eubacterium ventriosum genomic window:
- a CDS encoding LacI family DNA-binding transcriptional regulator, whose amino-acid sequence MANLTIKDIAKICGVGISTVSRAINDDPGINQNTRKRILKVIKEYNYVPNNSARNLKMTESNTIALLIKGIDNQFFQGMLKIFEEELKKHEYTFLLHAVGEDQDDVSVAVQLAKEKRLKGLIFLGGQMDYLDTRLEEIGVPYVLCTVAVNMTAPKRKCSSVSIDDKKESYRAVDYLCKKGHKKIAMISGKSSDQAVGGLRLKGYREALADNGIKVNENLVRYMKDDIPEYSVANGYEVTKELLQSKEEFTALYAISDLTAFGAYKAISEAGKKIPDDYSVLGFDGIEMSKYFQPSLSTMKQPCEQMVKSSIELLMDIINGKDEKKQLIFQAELLERDSVKEI is encoded by the coding sequence GTGGCAAATTTAACTATTAAAGACATAGCGAAAATATGCGGAGTTGGAATTAGCACTGTCTCTCGAGCAATTAATGATGATCCAGGAATTAATCAGAATACCAGAAAAAGAATTCTTAAGGTTATAAAAGAATATAATTATGTTCCTAACAATAGTGCCAGAAATTTGAAAATGACAGAATCTAATACGATAGCACTGTTAATAAAAGGTATTGATAACCAGTTCTTTCAGGGAATGTTAAAAATATTTGAGGAAGAACTTAAAAAACATGAATATACATTTTTACTTCATGCAGTAGGTGAGGACCAGGATGATGTAAGTGTAGCAGTACAGCTTGCAAAGGAGAAACGATTAAAGGGCTTAATTTTTCTTGGTGGACAGATGGATTATCTTGACACAAGGCTTGAAGAAATAGGAGTACCATATGTACTGTGTACTGTAGCTGTTAATATGACAGCACCAAAAAGAAAGTGTTCATCAGTTTCTATTGATGATAAAAAGGAAAGCTACAGAGCAGTAGATTATCTTTGCAAAAAAGGTCATAAGAAGATAGCTATGATTTCAGGTAAAAGTAGTGATCAGGCAGTAGGTGGTCTTCGATTAAAGGGGTACAGGGAAGCTTTGGCAGATAATGGCATTAAAGTGAATGAAAACCTTGTAAGATATATGAAAGATGATATTCCTGAATATTCAGTGGCAAACGGTTATGAAGTAACAAAAGAATTATTGCAGTCAAAAGAAGAGTTTACTGCACTTTATGCTATTTCTGATTTAACAGCTTTTGGTGCATATAAGGCTATTTCAGAGGCAGGTAAGAAAATACCAGATGATTATTCAGTGTTAGGGTTCGATGGAATTGAAATGTCAAAATATTTTCAACCATCACTTTCCACAATGAAGCAACCATGTGAACAGATGGTAAAATCATCAATAGAACTATTAATGGATATCATAAATGGAAAAGATGAAAAGAAGCAGTTGATTTTCCAAGCTGAACTTTTGGAGAGAGATTCTGTAAAAGAAATATAA
- a CDS encoding AraC family transcriptional regulator — protein sequence MEKNQYEIYHENKKHTPNDFPYNTYLCSIPLDFKSVNLHWHNEVELIVIKKGQGLVNVNLVTYTVNAGDVVFVFPGQLHSISQKDYSIMEYENILFKSSLLKSSGYDLCNDKFIQPLLSGNLNIYPVINSNFDFHDSLYSLINEIDKLCDKRPYAYQLAVKSYLFQIFYLLISNCGLNQIKPISKKALEKIKTILSYVAEHFQDNISIEEIAGHCFYSKSYFMKFFKETMGMSFVQYLNDYRLEVAAKLLTTTSDDIINIAINTGFDNLSYFNRCFKKKYGITPGKYRKDARD from the coding sequence ATGGAGAAGAATCAATACGAAATTTACCACGAAAACAAAAAACATACGCCCAATGATTTTCCTTATAATACTTATTTGTGCTCTATTCCACTAGATTTCAAATCAGTTAATCTTCACTGGCATAACGAAGTTGAACTAATTGTAATCAAAAAAGGACAGGGGTTAGTTAATGTTAATCTTGTAACGTATACTGTTAACGCCGGTGATGTTGTTTTCGTCTTTCCGGGACAACTTCATTCTATTAGCCAAAAAGATTATAGTATTATGGAATATGAAAATATTCTTTTTAAATCAAGTCTTCTTAAATCTTCAGGCTATGATTTGTGCAATGACAAGTTTATTCAACCTTTACTTTCAGGAAATCTAAATATATATCCTGTAATTAATAGTAACTTTGATTTTCACGACTCTCTCTATTCTTTAATTAACGAAATAGATAAATTGTGTGACAAACGTCCTTATGCATATCAGCTAGCTGTTAAATCTTATCTTTTTCAGATTTTTTACCTTCTGATATCCAATTGTGGGCTAAATCAAATTAAACCAATTAGCAAAAAAGCTCTTGAAAAAATAAAAACAATTCTTTCTTATGTTGCTGAACATTTTCAGGATAATATCTCCATAGAAGAAATTGCCGGTCATTGCTTCTATAGTAAATCATATTTTATGAAGTTCTTTAAAGAAACCATGGGGATGAGTTTTGTACAATATCTTAACGATTACAGACTCGAAGTTGCAGCAAAACTTCTTACCACAACTTCTGATGACATAATTAATATTGCAATAAATACCGGTTTTGATAATTTGTCCTATTTTAACAGGTGTTTCAAAAAGAAATACGGAATTACACCGGGTAAATATAGAAAAGATGCCAGAGATTAA
- a CDS encoding carbohydrate ABC transporter permease, with translation MNNEKTVNSTIKDSTVKATPKKKKMKETSEIPLKHGKLLTTIMTIVTLVYVCPIFIVLMNSFKANTFVKTDTFAWPTGEALVGWANYIKGFTFGNYPFFKSVLYSFVITVLSTALILICTSMAAWYIARVDSMVCKIVYYLFVFSMVVPFQMVMFTLSNTADSLGLNTPWTIPVIYLGFGAGMAVFMFTGFIKGLPLEIEEAAAIDGCGPIRTFFIVIIPMLKPTLISVGILEIMWIWNDYLLPYLVLDLDQYRTIPIHIQYLQGSYGSVDLGAIMALIILSIIPVIFFYLTCQKHIIKGVAAGAVKG, from the coding sequence ATGAACAATGAGAAAACAGTGAATTCAACAATTAAAGATTCTACAGTGAAAGCTACACCGAAAAAGAAAAAAATGAAAGAGACAAGTGAAATTCCATTAAAACATGGAAAACTGTTGACTACAATAATGACAATTGTAACTTTAGTTTATGTTTGCCCTATATTTATTGTGTTAATGAACTCTTTCAAAGCTAACACCTTTGTAAAAACAGACACATTTGCATGGCCTACTGGTGAGGCGTTAGTAGGTTGGGCAAACTATATCAAAGGTTTTACATTTGGAAATTATCCGTTTTTTAAATCGGTATTATATAGTTTTGTAATTACAGTTTTATCAACAGCGTTGATTTTGATTTGTACATCAATGGCAGCATGGTACATAGCAAGAGTTGACAGCATGGTTTGTAAGATAGTATATTACTTGTTTGTATTTTCAATGGTAGTACCATTCCAGATGGTAATGTTCACATTGTCAAATACAGCAGATTCATTGGGACTTAATACACCTTGGACTATTCCGGTTATATATTTAGGATTTGGTGCAGGTATGGCAGTATTTATGTTCACAGGATTTATTAAAGGTTTACCACTTGAGATTGAAGAAGCAGCAGCAATTGATGGATGTGGACCAATCAGAACATTCTTTATTGTTATTATTCCAATGTTAAAACCAACATTAATATCTGTAGGTATTCTTGAAATTATGTGGATATGGAACGATTACTTACTTCCATATTTGGTTCTTGATCTTGATCAGTACAGAACTATTCCAATTCATATTCAGTACTTACAGGGAAGCTACGGTTCAGTAGATTTAGGTGCAATAATGGCACTTATCATTTTAAGTATTATACCTGTAATATTCTTCTACTTAACATGTCAGAAGCATATTATTAAGGGTGTAGCTGCAGGAGCAGTAAAAGGTTAA
- a CDS encoding ABC transporter substrate-binding protein: protein MRKKLLSVALCATMVAGLLAGCGSSSKSDKASSDSKGSVYWLNFKPEADEALQGIAKTYEKENGVKVKVVTAASGNYNSTLTSEMGKSAAPTLFVVGNQAAVKTWDDYCIDLKDTDVYKELSTDAFNLKDENGKVASMGYCYESYGIIVNKKLLKKAGYEITDIKDFASLKSVAEDIHKRADKLGFDAFTSSGMDDASSWRFTGHLANMPLFYEGRDDGWKEAPAEIKGTYLDNFKNVWDLYINNSKYDKKTLATGGYDAEAEFKKGEAVFYQNGTWEYDALKKSISDDDMQMIPIYCGVEGEEKAGLCSGTENCWAVNAKASKADQKATLEFMKWLVTSKEGTKVMAEQFGAIPYKKAADSGNVFLKNANDLLEAGNYNVDWSFNYTPNVDEWRASLVAAMNKYDAGGSWDDVKTAFVQGWATQYKAANK, encoded by the coding sequence ATGCGTAAGAAATTATTAAGTGTAGCATTGTGTGCAACAATGGTAGCAGGGTTATTAGCAGGTTGCGGTAGCAGTTCAAAGAGCGACAAAGCAAGCTCAGATTCAAAGGGTTCAGTTTATTGGTTAAACTTTAAACCGGAAGCAGATGAAGCTTTACAGGGAATTGCAAAGACATACGAAAAAGAAAATGGAGTAAAAGTAAAAGTAGTTACAGCAGCTTCAGGAAACTACAATTCAACATTAACATCTGAGATGGGTAAATCAGCAGCTCCAACATTATTTGTTGTTGGTAACCAGGCAGCAGTTAAGACTTGGGATGATTATTGCATCGATCTTAAAGATACAGATGTTTACAAAGAATTAAGTACAGATGCATTTAACTTAAAAGATGAAAATGGCAAGGTTGCGTCAATGGGTTATTGTTATGAAAGTTACGGAATTATTGTAAATAAGAAATTACTTAAGAAAGCAGGATATGAAATTACAGACATTAAGGATTTCGCTTCATTAAAGTCAGTTGCAGAAGATATCCACAAGAGAGCAGACAAGCTTGGATTTGATGCATTTACATCATCAGGTATGGATGACGCTTCATCTTGGAGATTCACAGGACATTTAGCTAATATGCCTTTATTCTATGAAGGAAGAGATGACGGATGGAAAGAAGCTCCTGCAGAAATTAAGGGAACATACTTAGATAACTTCAAAAATGTTTGGGATTTATATATCAACAACAGCAAATACGACAAGAAAACTTTGGCAACAGGTGGTTACGATGCTGAAGCCGAATTCAAGAAGGGCGAAGCAGTATTCTACCAGAATGGTACATGGGAATATGATGCTTTGAAAAAGTCAATTTCAGACGATGATATGCAGATGATTCCAATTTACTGTGGAGTTGAAGGTGAAGAAAAAGCAGGTCTTTGTTCAGGAACAGAAAACTGTTGGGCAGTTAATGCTAAGGCTTCAAAAGCAGATCAGAAGGCAACACTTGAATTTATGAAATGGTTAGTAACATCAAAAGAAGGAACAAAAGTTATGGCAGAACAGTTTGGTGCAATCCCTTATAAGAAGGCAGCAGACAGCGGTAACGTATTCTTAAAGAATGCTAACGATTTACTTGAAGCAGGAAATTACAATGTTGACTGGTCATTTAACTACACACCTAACGTAGATGAATGGAGAGCAAGTCTTGTAGCAGCAATGAACAAATATGATGCAGGCGGATCATGGGATGATGTTAAGACAGCATTCGTTCAGGGCTGGGCTACTCAGTACAAAGCAGCTAACAAGTAA
- a CDS encoding carbohydrate ABC transporter permease, protein MKGKKKKHNGGTSVNSKLLRKPIQRCFLLFLAPTFLAFCIGFIYPFLRGIYLSFCKFVTIGDASFVGFRNYMDAFKDASFIHAFWYTALYAIVSLFIINVLAFLIAYLLTLGIKGANLFRTAFFMPNLIGGIVLGYIWSMIFNGVLGKINTSILMETRYGFWGLIILMCWQQVGYMMIIYIAGLQAVPGELIEAAKIDGATKWQTLTRVTIPNIMPSITICLFLTITNGFKLFDQNLALTNGQPFEQLKDGSVIKTTEMLALNIYNTFYGQSLTGKGVAQAKAVIFFILVAGISIIQLKATRSKEVQQ, encoded by the coding sequence GTGAAAGGAAAAAAGAAAAAACATAATGGTGGAACATCTGTAAATTCTAAACTTCTTCGCAAACCTATTCAAAGATGCTTTCTTCTATTTTTAGCACCTACATTTTTAGCATTTTGCATTGGATTTATATATCCTTTCTTGAGAGGTATTTATTTATCATTTTGTAAATTTGTTACAATAGGTGATGCTTCTTTTGTAGGTTTTAGAAATTATATGGATGCATTTAAGGATGCGTCATTTATACATGCATTTTGGTATACAGCTTTGTATGCAATAGTATCCCTATTTATAATAAATGTGTTAGCTTTCTTAATAGCATATTTATTAACATTGGGGATTAAGGGAGCAAACTTATTCAGAACAGCATTTTTTATGCCTAACCTTATAGGTGGTATTGTTCTTGGTTATATTTGGAGTATGATTTTCAATGGCGTTTTAGGAAAAATTAATACTTCAATTCTTATGGAAACAAGATATGGCTTCTGGGGATTAATTATTCTCATGTGCTGGCAACAGGTAGGATATATGATGATTATCTATATTGCAGGTTTGCAGGCAGTTCCGGGAGAATTAATTGAAGCAGCAAAAATTGATGGAGCAACAAAATGGCAGACATTGACAAGAGTTACAATTCCAAATATTATGCCATCAATTACAATTTGTTTATTCTTAACAATAACAAATGGATTTAAACTTTTTGATCAGAACTTAGCTTTAACAAACGGACAGCCGTTTGAACAGTTAAAGGATGGTTCAGTTATAAAGACAACAGAAATGTTGGCACTTAACATTTACAATACATTTTACGGACAGTCTCTTACAGGTAAGGGAGTTGCCCAGGCGAAAGCCGTTATATTCTTTATCTTAGTTGCAGGTATATCAATTATCCAGCTTAAGGCAACAAGATCTAAGGAGGTGCAGCAGTAA
- the malQ gene encoding 4-alpha-glucanotransferase gives MRASGILLPISSLPGKYGIGSFSKEAYKFVDFLKNSNQKYWQILPIGPTSYGDSPYQSFSTYAGNPYFISLEDLIDQGLLTEEECKKVKFGNRADTVDYEKLYNGRFKLLKKAYKKSNIGEKEEFKKFKDENCYWLNDYAMFMAIKERFEGRSFDNWAEDIKLRWKYSMEYYKKELSEEIEFYEFVQYEFYRQWYKLKKYANDNGIKIIGDIPIYVAYDSADVWSHPELFQMDNEGKPTAVAGCPPDGFSATGQLWGNPLYKWEYHKQTNYDWWIKRIERSVQLYDVVRIDHFRGFDEYYSIPAGDKDATNGHWEKGPGIDLFNAIKYCLGNVNIIAEDLGYITDSVRQLVNDSGFPNMKVLEFAFDSRDSSGPRDYLPYNYDKNCVVYTGTHDNETLKGWLDSIEPEEIEMIQKYIGRKVEDKSELVDEVIRMAQASTANTCIIPMQDYLHLDNKARMNTPSTLGGNWCWRAKSTQITKKLSNTIKELTVIYGRG, from the coding sequence ATGAGGGCTAGTGGAATTTTATTACCAATTTCAAGTTTGCCGGGAAAATATGGCATTGGAAGTTTTTCAAAGGAAGCATATAAGTTTGTGGATTTTTTGAAAAATTCCAATCAAAAATATTGGCAGATACTACCTATAGGACCAACAAGTTATGGAGATTCACCATATCAGTCATTTTCTACATACGCAGGAAATCCTTACTTTATCAGTTTAGAAGATCTAATAGATCAGGGATTGTTAACAGAAGAGGAATGTAAAAAGGTAAAGTTTGGCAACAGGGCTGACACAGTTGACTATGAAAAATTGTATAACGGCAGATTTAAACTTTTAAAGAAAGCGTACAAGAAAAGTAACATTGGTGAAAAAGAGGAGTTCAAAAAGTTTAAAGATGAAAACTGCTATTGGTTAAATGATTATGCAATGTTCATGGCCATAAAGGAAAGATTTGAAGGCAGAAGCTTTGATAATTGGGCTGAAGATATAAAGCTTAGATGGAAATATTCTATGGAATATTACAAAAAAGAGCTAAGTGAAGAAATTGAATTTTATGAATTTGTCCAATATGAATTTTATAGGCAGTGGTATAAATTGAAAAAATATGCCAACGACAATGGTATAAAAATTATTGGAGATATTCCAATATATGTGGCTTATGATAGTGCAGATGTTTGGTCACATCCTGAGTTATTCCAAATGGATAATGAGGGAAAACCTACAGCTGTTGCAGGTTGTCCACCGGATGGATTTTCTGCAACAGGACAGCTTTGGGGAAATCCCTTATACAAGTGGGAATATCATAAGCAGACTAATTATGATTGGTGGATAAAGCGAATAGAAAGAAGTGTTCAGTTATATGATGTTGTACGAATAGATCATTTTAGAGGGTTTGATGAATATTATTCAATACCTGCAGGTGATAAGGATGCAACGAACGGACATTGGGAGAAAGGACCTGGAATAGATTTATTTAATGCTATAAAATATTGCTTAGGTAATGTTAATATTATAGCTGAGGATTTGGGATACATAACTGATTCAGTAAGACAGCTGGTTAATGATTCGGGATTTCCGAATATGAAGGTTTTGGAATTTGCTTTTGACAGCAGGGATTCATCCGGACCGAGAGATTATTTACCATACAATTATGACAAAAACTGTGTAGTGTATACAGGAACTCATGATAACGAAACGTTAAAGGGATGGTTAGACAGTATTGAACCGGAAGAAATAGAGATGATTCAAAAATACATAGGAAGAAAAGTAGAAGACAAGTCAGAATTAGTTGATGAAGTTATTCGCATGGCTCAGGCATCTACTGCCAATACATGTATTATTCCTATGCAGGATTATTTACATCTTGATAACAAGGCAAGAATGAATACACCATCAACGTTGGGAGGTAACTGGTGCTGGCGTGCAAAATCCACACAAATTACAAAGAAATTATCTAATACAATAAAAGAATTAACAGTTATTTATGGTAGAGGATAA
- a CDS encoding glycogen/starch/alpha-glucan phosphorylase produces MNLSEIIKSEYNKSISECINEEIYNALLTLVKTMAEGKQHKNSKKKLYYISAEFLIGKLLSNNLINLGIYDDIKEELAKNGKDLCEIEEFEKEPSLGNGGLGRLAACFLDSIATLGLNGDGVGLNYHFGLFRQVFKNNAQTTIPDPWLTEKSWLTKTDVTYTVKFRDMNVTSRMYDIDVTGYDSTTNKLHLFDIESVDENIVEDGINFNKEDIEKNLTLFLYPDDSDDAGRILRIYQQYFMVSSAAQLILDEAVEKGCKLYDLADYAVIQINDTHPTMIIPELIRLMVERGLEMDDAIEAVTRACAYTNHTILAEALEKWPISYLKKAVPQLIPIIEVLDDKVRRKYDDGSVYIIDREERVHMAHIDIHYSSSVNGVASLHTDILKNVELNNFYKIYPEKFNNKTNGITFRRWLIHSNPQLTELVTSLIGDGFKKDATELEKLLDYKDNEEVLNKILSIKNTKKAELKNALMERQNVEINENSIFDIQIKRLHEYKRQQLNALYIIHKYLEIKAGKKPTTPITVIFGAKAAPAYIIAQDIIHLILCLQELINNDPEVSPYLKVVMVENYNVTWAEKLIPACDISEQISLASKEASGTGNMKFMLNGAVTLGTEDGANVEIHDFVGDDNIYIFGDLSETVVERYANGSYCAAQYYNNNPVIKEAVDFITGSELMSIGDKERLERLSNELIGKDWFMTFPDFDAYVKTREQAYTDYENRHDWAKKMLVNIAKAGYFSSDRTIEEYNRDIWKLEQ; encoded by the coding sequence ATGAATCTTTCGGAAATTATTAAATCAGAGTATAATAAGTCAATTTCAGAATGTATAAACGAGGAAATTTACAATGCTTTACTTACTTTGGTAAAAACAATGGCAGAAGGAAAACAGCATAAAAATTCAAAGAAGAAATTATACTATATTTCAGCAGAATTTTTAATAGGAAAGCTTTTGTCTAATAACCTTATTAATCTTGGAATTTATGATGATATAAAAGAAGAACTTGCAAAAAATGGCAAGGATTTATGTGAAATAGAAGAATTTGAAAAGGAGCCATCTCTTGGAAACGGAGGACTTGGAAGACTTGCAGCTTGCTTTCTGGATTCTATTGCAACATTAGGACTTAATGGTGACGGAGTAGGATTAAACTATCATTTCGGATTATTCAGACAGGTATTTAAGAATAATGCACAGACTACAATTCCAGATCCATGGCTTACAGAAAAAAGTTGGCTTACAAAGACTGATGTAACATATACAGTTAAGTTTAGAGATATGAATGTTACTTCAAGAATGTATGATATTGATGTGACAGGTTATGACAGCACAACTAATAAACTTCACTTATTTGATATTGAAAGTGTAGATGAAAATATTGTAGAAGACGGAATTAATTTTAACAAAGAGGATATTGAAAAGAATCTTACACTATTCCTTTATCCTGACGACAGTGATGATGCAGGTAGAATTCTTAGAATTTATCAGCAGTATTTTATGGTATCAAGTGCAGCTCAATTAATTCTTGATGAAGCAGTGGAAAAAGGATGCAAGTTATATGACTTAGCTGATTATGCAGTTATACAGATTAATGATACACATCCAACAATGATTATTCCTGAACTTATCCGTTTAATGGTAGAAAGAGGACTTGAAATGGATGATGCCATTGAAGCTGTAACAAGGGCATGTGCGTATACTAATCATACAATTTTAGCAGAAGCTCTAGAAAAGTGGCCTATATCATATCTTAAGAAGGCGGTGCCACAGCTTATTCCTATTATTGAAGTATTAGATGATAAAGTAAGAAGAAAGTATGATGATGGTTCAGTTTACATTATCGATAGAGAAGAAAGAGTACACATGGCTCACATTGACATTCATTATTCATCAAGTGTTAATGGCGTGGCGTCACTTCATACAGATATTCTTAAGAATGTAGAATTAAATAATTTTTATAAAATCTATCCTGAAAAGTTTAATAATAAGACTAATGGAATTACGTTTAGAAGATGGCTTATTCATAGCAATCCACAGCTTACAGAGCTTGTTACATCACTTATTGGGGATGGATTTAAGAAAGATGCGACAGAATTAGAAAAACTTTTGGATTATAAAGACAATGAGGAAGTATTAAACAAGATTCTTAGTATTAAAAACACAAAGAAAGCAGAATTAAAGAATGCCTTAATGGAAAGACAGAATGTAGAAATTAATGAAAACTCTATTTTTGATATTCAAATTAAGAGACTTCACGAATATAAACGTCAGCAATTAAACGCATTATATATAATTCATAAATATTTAGAAATTAAAGCAGGCAAAAAGCCAACAACTCCAATAACAGTAATTTTTGGAGCAAAGGCAGCTCCTGCATACATTATTGCACAGGACATAATTCATCTTATACTTTGCCTTCAGGAATTAATAAATAATGACCCTGAGGTTAGTCCATACCTTAAAGTTGTAATGGTTGAAAACTATAATGTAACATGGGCTGAAAAGTTAATTCCTGCATGCGACATTTCAGAACAGATTTCACTTGCATCAAAAGAAGCAAGTGGCACAGGTAATATGAAATTTATGCTTAATGGAGCAGTAACTTTAGGTACTGAAGATGGTGCTAATGTAGAAATCCATGATTTTGTTGGAGATGACAATATTTACATTTTTGGTGATTTAAGTGAAACTGTTGTAGAAAGATATGCTAACGGAAGCTATTGTGCTGCACAGTACTATAACAATAATCCGGTTATTAAAGAAGCAGTTGATTTTATAACAGGAAGCGAACTTATGTCCATAGGTGACAAGGAACGTCTTGAAAGACTTTCAAATGAACTTATTGGAAAAGACTGGTTTATGACATTCCCTGATTTTGATGCATATGTAAAAACAAGAGAGCAGGCCTATACTGATTATGAAAATAGACATGATTGGGCTAAGAAGATGCTTGTAAATATTGCAAAAGCAGGATATTTCTCATCAGATAGAACAATTGAAGAATATAATAGAGATATTTGGAAATTGGAACAGTAG
- a CDS encoding glycoside hydrolase family 13 protein: MKKKWWHDKVAYQIYPKSFLDSNGDGIGDLRGIISKLDYLKDLGVDIIWLSPIYKSPFVDQGYDISDYYSIAEEFGTMEEFDELLAEAKKRNMYIIMDLVINHCSDKHEWFQKALADPDGEYADYFYFRKGKDGNPPSNYRSYFGGNCWEPVPGTDKYYFHMFAKEQPDLNWENPTLRKKLYDMINWWLEKGLAGFRIDAIINIKKDLDFPNLEPDGADGLAGCWRMVENVEGVGEYLEDLKKNTFEKYDAFTVAEVFNMHKDELSQFIGENGHFSTIFDFSAHALSNGAHGWYDAPDINFNDWRKTIINSQLQVQKCGIEANIIENHDEPRGVSRFLPEYARNPLGTKMLGTVSVLLRGIPFIYQGQEIGMQNAVWNDVKEYNDINTIDQYNLAISAGLSDKEALAVCSKMSRDNARTPVQWSDSDNAGFTTGTPWLKVNSNYKDINVQNQENDPDSVLNYYRKLVATRKSPEYKEVFTYGVFEPAYEDTEYVMAYYRVSDNQRILVAANFGKDAKTIELNFPVKKVVLSNVGRKEINEVSLKLDSCEVIVIECGE; this comes from the coding sequence ATGAAAAAAAAGTGGTGGCATGACAAAGTAGCTTATCAGATATATCCAAAAAGTTTTCTAGACAGTAATGGAGATGGAATCGGAGATTTAAGAGGTATTATTTCTAAGCTTGATTATTTAAAGGATTTAGGAGTTGATATTATTTGGCTTTCTCCTATTTACAAATCACCTTTTGTAGATCAGGGATATGATATTTCTGACTATTATTCTATTGCTGAAGAATTTGGTACAATGGAAGAATTTGACGAATTGCTGGCAGAAGCTAAAAAACGTAACATGTATATTATTATGGACTTGGTTATTAATCACTGTTCAGATAAACACGAATGGTTCCAAAAAGCTTTAGCTGACCCTGATGGGGAATACGCCGATTATTTCTATTTTAGAAAAGGTAAAGACGGCAATCCACCTAGCAATTACCGTTCTTATTTTGGTGGCAATTGTTGGGAACCGGTTCCCGGAACTGACAAATATTATTTCCATATGTTTGCCAAAGAACAGCCTGATCTAAATTGGGAAAATCCTACATTACGCAAGAAACTTTACGATATGATTAACTGGTGGCTTGAAAAAGGTTTGGCCGGTTTTAGAATTGATGCAATTATTAACATCAAAAAAGATTTAGACTTTCCTAATCTTGAACCTGACGGTGCAGACGGTCTTGCCGGTTGTTGGCGAATGGTTGAAAATGTTGAAGGTGTTGGTGAATACTTAGAAGACCTTAAGAAAAATACTTTTGAAAAGTACGATGCCTTTACCGTTGCTGAGGTTTTCAATATGCATAAAGATGAGCTTTCACAATTTATCGGTGAAAACGGACACTTCTCTACTATTTTTGATTTTAGTGCCCATGCCCTTAGCAACGGTGCTCATGGCTGGTACGATGCACCTGATATTAATTTTAATGATTGGCGTAAAACCATTATAAACTCACAACTTCAGGTTCAAAAATGTGGTATTGAAGCTAATATTATTGAAAACCATGATGAACCTAGAGGTGTTTCAAGATTTTTGCCTGAATATGCAAGAAATCCTCTTGGAACAAAGATGCTCGGAACTGTAAGCGTACTTCTTCGCGGAATCCCTTTTATTTATCAGGGACAGGAAATCGGAATGCAGAATGCCGTTTGGAACGATGTTAAAGAATATAACGACATTAACACAATTGACCAGTATAATCTCGCCATAAGTGCCGGTCTGTCAGATAAAGAAGCTTTGGCTGTATGTAGCAAAATGAGTCGTGACAATGCCAGAACTCCTGTACAATGGAGTGATTCTGATAATGCCGGTTTTACAACAGGAACTCCTTGGCTTAAAGTTAATTCTAACTATAAGGACATTAACGTACAAAATCAGGAAAACGACCCTGACTCTGTTTTAAATTACTACCGAAAGTTAGTGGCTACACGTAAATCTCCTGAATACAAAGAAGTATTCACTTACGGTGTATTTGAACCTGCCTATGAAGATACTGAATATGTAATGGCTTATTATCGTGTATCAGACAACCAGCGCATCCTTGTAGCTGCAAACTTTGGAAAAGATGCTAAAACTATAGAATTGAATTTTCCTGTTAAAAAAGTTGTTCTTTCAAATGTTGGAAGAAAGGAAATTAATGAAGTTTCACTTAAATTAGATAGTTGTGAAGTTATAGTAATTGAATGTGGGGAATAG